In Fragaria vesca subsp. vesca linkage group LG5, FraVesHawaii_1.0, whole genome shotgun sequence, the genomic stretch TTGACAGGCGTAGGTGATTTTCCAGGTAAAAAAGACCGTGGAGGCTCGTCTAGCACTGAGAGGTTTTTAAAGCAAACACCTGGGTTTTGTGGGGAGAAGCATTTATCAAATACAAATGAAAAAGCCTCAATACAGAGAAATCTTGCTTCCGAAACTGAAAAACCTTATTTCAAGGTTGTCATGCAGCCCACATATATTCAAAAAGGTTACTTGGTGAGCTTTTTATGGACAATCCTCATATGTAAGGCAGCATAAGCAAGCTTAACAAAGTTACATTTTCACTGCAAATATTTCTTACAGTTTCTCTTCCTCCTGCTTTCCCTCTATACATCAGGCTGTGCCATCTGAATTTTCCAAGAGACATCTCACAAACCAGCCTGCTACTGTGACCCTTCAAGTTTTGGATGGAAGAAGTTGGTCTGTTCAATTGAAGTATTATCATGAACGTGCAGAAGTTAGATTCCAGAATTGTTGGCCACTCTTTGTAAGGGGGAATAATCTGAAAGTTGGTGATGTGTGTGTCTTTACCTTAATTAACTGTTCTGAATTTTTATTTGAAGTTGTCTTTTATCCTGTCACAGAAGCTGCTAATTGCCCCTTGTCACCAGGTAATCTGTATGCGAGTTTGTGGTACATTAGCTCGCTAGCCTATGCATACATGTTTTATCATTTTCTTGTATATTTTGCTGGTTGGTAGGACATGGCAAAGGAACAATTCATCAAGTCAAAAGGAAGGGAAGTCCAGTAATAGAAGTAGAATCTGACTGCGATGTGATTTGTGGAATTGGTGTATCTGGCTCTCTTAAAACTGGTAAGTCCACTAGGATAGAAGTTTCCTGATTGAGGTTAAGAGACGTAATGATATAAATACACGCATCTTGGTGGTTTTACCATAGGCAAGAACAAAGTGTCGAAGACTGGTGTGCAGGTTACTGGAAGGCCCTCTTCACCTTTGACAACTCCGGGATATAATCACCATGAAGCTGCCAACAACTTTGTCTCAGAGAATCCCTTTTTCAAAGTCACTTTGGGTTTCTGCCATATGGGGAAGTCAGCTGTGGTACGATTCTTGACAATAAAAACTATACAATCTTTGCTCTAAGTTCCAGCTCTTTATCAATTACCATCACCTATACTCTAGTGATGATTGTAGTCATTATTTATGTCCTATTTGTGCAGCATTTACCAGCTAGTTTTGCTTGGAGTTTCATAAAAAGGGAGAAAGAAAAAGTGTGGCTTCAGGTCACAGATAGATTGTGGCCTGTGGATTTGACAGTATTTAAGCCATCTTTAGCTTCATTTTCTTCTGGCTGGGACACATTTGTTGAGGAGTATTCGTTAAGAGTCGGAGATGTCTGCATATTTGAGCTTATGGAGATGGATGATGACATTATACTACAAGTTCACTTTTTCAGATGTTGAAGAGGCAGTCAAGTCATTCAGTGAGGTGTGCTGAGCTTAGTCATCACATGTTTGCTGAATTTTAAGAGAGGATGTCTGGAGTCAGGACATTACATTAGAGGCATGCACCTTTGCTATTAAACTATATGAACGTTTTTTATGTAATGAACTATTATTTGATCTTATATATCTTGGATTTTTGATGCAATTTACTATTTTTGGTCAGGATCAAATTTGTGTCTTTTTGATTGTTGATATGTGATTGGGGAAGACAGGGATGTGTCTTCTTAGTTGGTTTTTAAGGTTTCCTCTTATGCTATAGAATCGTGTTTAAAATGTTCATTGTTGATTTCATTTTTAGAGAGAACGAGGATCGTTGACCAGAAACTTGAAAATCAAGGAAGAAACTAATTCCGTTGACCAGAAAACGACTCTACTACGATCCAAAACAGAGCAGAGATTCCATTTGTTTTCCACCGGTAGATATATGGTTAGGGAGTGAGCCCTACTACTGTAGAATTCTGGTTCATAATGTACCTTCCAGTTCATAAAGTTTCATCAACCGAACTAAATCTAACTGAATAACAAACAAGCAAAATGATCAGTGTGTAGGTGTGTACTGTGTAGTAAAGAAAACAAAACAAAAAAGAAAATGGCGGTCTCTACAGACAAGGAGTTAATTGTGCACAGCTTTTTCTTTCATCTAGTCAAATCAAAACATTTACTTTTCTAGTTGAGAAGAGTAGAGTGAGAACAAGAACAAGTAACACTAGAAAACCCACATTAGTAACTAAATCCGGTTCTCAACTTGAACAATGGCTTCTTCGTATGTTCGCCGGAAATGTGCTGATCACCGGCCAAGCTCGTCTGCAACCACTCCTCGGCGTTTTCTCGAGGTCATTCTAGACGACACTTCCAGAGAGAGAAAGCTCGTAAGCATCTCCTCTCTCTCTCTCTCTACTTTTGTGTGAGTTTGATTGCTTTCAAGTCATTATGGAATTCATAGTAAAGACCTAAAGATCATCACATGTTAATCTTGAAGGTTGCACGGGATATTTTTTTTTTTTTGTTCTTTTGGGTTTTTGGTGTGGTTTGCTTAGTTATGATGAAGACTAGTTGTTTGTTGCAGTTCATATGGTATCATTGAAATTATTCATTTTTAGTCCACAGAAAGATCAGAAATTGTTTTGGTTTGCAGAGGATTCCAAAGAGCTTTTTGGATATATATGGAGAAGATCTATCAAATTGGGTGTACTTTAAGCTCCCATATGGTCCAGAACTAGATATAGGACTCACAAGCTTTAATGGTGAGGTCTGGTTTAGGAAAGGTTGGCCAGAGTTCTCTAAGCTGTACTCACTTGAGAAAGGTTACTCGCTAATTTTCGGGTATGAAGGGAATTCTAGGTTTCAGGTTTCCATATTTGATGGAAGCAACAACATGGAGATTGACTATACCACAAGAAGAATGCTTGGAAGTGAAGAGAGTGATCAAGATGATGATATATCTCTTGATATCTCGGAGGATATTCGACCAAATGTTGATTCTGAGGAGCGTGTAAAGAAAGAAACACATTGGTCAAAATCAGAAATGTTAAGTATGGAACATTTTCTCTGATTAGCCTTAGACTGTTTTCTTCCATATGATCATGTATTGTAATTTATACATCCTGTTATATTATTTAGCAGGGAAAAACCAGTTTGTAGCGGAAAGACATGGGGGAGGCAAAGCAAGACTGTTTCAGAGAGCTAAATCTTACAACTGTTCTTTCAAAGTTCCCATGCATTCCACTTATATCAATCATAATCTTTTGGTAAGTTTTCTGTGGGAAACAAAAATATATTTAGACACACATATATATGTCATGGGAGTGTGAACAAGACTTTGAGCAGAGATAGTCTCTCATGAATATATATTCTCTCTTCAAATATACTGATTGTCTTTTCTTCTTTTTTTAACTCATTTTCGCTCCAGTGGCTGCCTAAAGCATTTGTCAAGACATATCTTGTTAAGCAACCTACAGATGCTGCACTTAAAATTTCAGGTGGAAAGAAAAGTTGGCCTGTTAAATTGAGATATGAAGAAGCAAAAGGAAGAGTCAAATTCCAGTCGGGTTGGACTGACTTTGTGAGAGACAGAAGTTTAAAAGAGGGAGATATCTGTGAGTTTGTGTTGGTTGACAGCAAGAGACATGTATTTGAAGTTAAGATAACAACCGCAAATCACACCTTGTCACCAGGTAACTTGTTTGTTGGCATTGCTATGTAATTTAATTTAAGTGCCAAACAGACTTGGTAATTATGTCATAACTTCCATCACAACATTGTATGGAACTGCAGACATTGATGATGGTAATGATGAGGAAGATGAACAAGAAGATGAGGATAGTGATGATGAATCAATTGAAATTTTGGATCATTTTCCGCCACATCTGGAAACAAAGGAGAAATCTCCACTGGAATCCCAGCCTCGCAAGAGGAAGAGACATAGTTCCAGAACTCTGATAGACATATTCCCTGAAGAAAGACCTGTGGTTCCTAGGAAGATGCATCCTCCTATTACCGCAAGTTCTGGAAAAGTTCCGAGAGCTAATGGTTTCGAATCTGCAAACCCTGATTTCAAGATTCTACTAAAACCCGCATATATCCATGGAAATTATTTGGTAAGCCTCATCATAGGAAACCCTTCTCGTCTGCAAAGATAAAATTTGTTACGTACATTTACATTGGTCTCTAAAACTATGTTACTGTCTTTGTTGATTTATCTTTGTCTTCTTCAGTATATGCCAGCCAAGTTTGCCAAAAGATATCTTGTTAAACAGCCTGGTCATGCCATCCTTCAGGTTGAAAGAAAAAGAACTTGGTATGTCAACTTACATTATGCTTCAGGAAGAACCACAATCCAAAGTGGTTGGGCTACATTTGTGCAAGACAATGATTTGAAAGAGGGTGATACCTGTGTTTTCATGTTGACTGACAAGATCAAGTTTTTATTTGACGTTGTCATCTTCCGATCCACATAGAAGCTATAATTTCACCCGGTTCCCTGCAGGAAAGTAAATCTGCTGGGGTTTGTGTGTATGTACTTCTTCAAGTCTGCCGATTTGTTCTTTATAAGGATGAACTCAAGTCGAAAAGCATTTCTAATGTGCTTTGATTTGCCTTCCTCAAATTGATGTTCTAATTTTATTAGTCTGTCAAGGTCTAGTGCTTTTCGACCAAAAAGAAAAAAAGGTCTAGTGATCTAGTGCTGGTGTTTTGAAATACATGTCAATTTGGAACAGTGCATATGGAAATGCATCAAGCTAGGACTAGGAGATGCATTGTACTCTTTTCAAATATAAATCTTATTGATCTTTAATATGATCATAGATCATTTGCTCGCCTTGGTGAATACTTTATCATGATCATACTCAACTATGTGTCAACTAATTTCTCTGGTGGCTGGTTTGCATTTGCCACAGGAATTAGTGCCCTTTGTTGGAACGATATGTAGCATGTTTGAGCTGCACTGAGAAATATGACCTTGCACTACGTAGGAGATTATCTTTAGAAAGCCTGCTGAGATTGGCATTTTGAATGAGAGAAACACCCTGCATGTTTTCTATCTCCTGTGTGGGTATGGCAATTGTGTAAACAATTCCAACTTATGAAAGTTGTAATTCTAACTTGAAAGTTGTATTTCTACAATAATCATACCACACTGTGATCAAAAGTTATAGTAAAACAGTGTTAAAGCATAGTTTTGTTATCATCAGACAGTGACCAGAGTGAAAAGGCTAAATATGAAGATTAATTACTATGCAAAACTGGTACAACTTTGAACCAGGTTGGTTGGATTTTGGAACATGCCGACTTGGATCCTAACTCATATATTGGTGGCAGGTTGAAACTGGTCAAACTACATTGAATCATTGATCCTAAGTTGTTTATGGTATCTACCAACATTGAGAAGAAAAATATTATTAAAGTCGTTTACATTGAATTGATTGGACTCAATGGTGTGTAGTTAATTTAATTATAGTCTTTCTCATAATTGGATTTGATATTTACGTGAAGCATTGGGTTTGTGAGTTACAGTAACAGTGACAAGTGATGGATGATTGGATGAGTTGTCCACTGTGCTCTTCTCTATGGCAACCACCCCAAAATGAACTGGGTCTTCATTGGCTGAAAAGAAAACAGGTAAACAGCCTCCAACCCAGTTTGAAGCACAAAACTTGGAACTAAAAAGGAGCTGTCTACGTTTCGACTTTCGAGCCTTAACGATAACAATGTATCGTCGCCGGGAACGTCACGGCCGGCCACCATTTTGTGCTCCAACTACAGCTCCTCATTTTTTCAAGTTCATTCTAGACGACACTTCCAGAGACACCAAGCTAGTAAGCACCTCTCTCTCACTCTCTCTCNNNNNNNNNNNNNNNNNNNNAACGTACTCTCTCTCTCTCTCTCTCTCTCTCTCTCTCTCTCTCTCTCTCTCTCTCTCTCTCTCTCTCTGTTCTTGTTCTGAGCAGGTTTTGAAGAACTAGGGTTCATAACTAATCTGAATCTTTGTCTCCTCTATGTTCTGTTTTGTCTTTTCTTGAACCTTGAACTGGTGTCGTTGTCTGTGTTTGGACTCTGAGGAAATTGTATAGTACATAGAAGACTAGACTTTATCAGATGTGTCATCTTAAGTTTTTGTTGGGTTTTGCTCTCAAGTTGCAAGGTGATTGTTTTCTCTAGGTTAAGCCGAGGTAGTGATAATCTTGATCCTATGTTTTGAATCTTGTTGGTATAAGGATTGTTGGCTATCCTTTTTATGATCAAAACATAAGACAAGCTATTTTATATATCCTGATGGTTAGGATATCACAAGTGAAGAATGAAGACTTGACAAGATCACATGTGTCTTACGTAACTGGTGCATATGCATCTGATGTTTTTCACTGAGAATTCTACATATCATGATGGTAAAGATATCACAAGTGAAGAATGAAGACCTGTCAAGATCTCATGTGCATCAGGTAGTTCATGCATATGCATCTCATGTTTTTCACTGAGAATGGCAGCTTTGCTTGTCATCCTAGATCGGATGATACCTCCTGGTGTATCTGTCCTAATCTATTGGGTCTGTATGTATGCATGTCTAAATGCTTTTGCTATTTGTGTATCATTAGTTTGAATTCCCCTGTTTGAATTCAAATCCCCTTTAGCAAAACATTTGTCGTTACCTTGGTGCTTCAAGTCAGTCTAGGGTTGTGTAGTGTTTCCAACCCGTGACCACAT encodes the following:
- the LOC101303431 gene encoding uncharacterized protein LOC101303431, which codes for MSSFRRETDRCRPVCCSTTPRFIQVILDDTSRHVKLGIPKKFVNEYCRGLSDSVCLKLPSGSEWEVEVTRSNGKVWFEKCWPEFSKFYSLGIGDFLVFEYEGNSEFNVFIFDRSTTEIEYPIKRPKMEEALDNELSVEILEDIPPSPKTREKTPQPCPQAYKKMKTSSRGKADDVFENVNTEPLEEPKKNNDFHCSASKIKIVFYPVTEAANCPLSPGHGKGTIHQVKRKGSPVIEVESDCDVICGIGVSGSLKTGKNKVSKTGVQVTGRPSSPLTTPGYNHHEAANNFVSENPFFKVTLGFCHMGKSAVHLPASFAWSFIKREKEKVWLQVTDRLWPVDLTVFKPSLASFSSGWDTFVEEYSLRVGDVCIFELMEMDDDIILQRIPKSFLDIYGEDLSNWVYFKLPYGPELDIGLTSFNGEVWFRKGWPEFSKLYSLEKGYSLIFGYEGNSRFQVSIFDGSNNMEIDYTTRRMLGSEESDQDDDISLDISEDIRPNVDSEERVKKETHWSKSEMLRKNQFVAERHGGGKARLFQRAKSYNCSFKVPMHSTYINHNLLWLPKAFVKTYLVKQPTDAALKISGGKKSWPVKLRYEEAKGRVKFQSGWTDFVRDRSLKEGDICEFVLVDSKRHEKSPLESQPRKRKRHSSRTLIDIFPEERPVVPRKMHPPITASSGKVPRANGFESANPDFKILLKPAYIHGNYLYMPAKFAKRYLVKQPGHAILQVERKRTWYVNLHYASGRTTIQSGWATFVQDNDLKEGDTCVFMLTDKIKFLFDVVIFRST